The sequence CGAACATCAGGTAGGTGAGGCCCTGATGGGGCTTCGGGGTGTCCGGCTCGCTGCGGAACAGGCCGAACGCGCGGTCGGCGAACGCGGCCCGCGACGACCACGTCTTCTGCCCGCTCAACAGCCAGCCGCCGTCCGTACGCACCGCCCTGGACCTGAGCGAGGCGAGGTCGGACCCCGCCTCCGGCTCGGACCAGGCCTGCGCCCAGACGACCTCGCCGCGCGCCATCGGCGGCAGGATCCGCGCACGCTGCTCCTCGGTGCCGTGGTCGAAGAGGGTCGGCGCGAGGAGGCTGACGCCGTTCTGGCCGACCCGGCCCGGGGCGCCCGCCGCGTAGTACTCCTCCTCGAAGAGCAGCCACCGTACGAGCCCGCAGTCCCGCCCGCCGTACGCGGCCGGCCAGGACACCACCGACCAGTGGTCCGCTGCGAGTTCGGCCTCCCAGCCGCGATGGGCCGCGAAGCCCTCCGCGGTCTCCAGGGAAGGCAGCGGCCGGGCCGGCACATGCGCGTCCAGCCAGGCCCGGGCCTCGGCGCGGAACGCCTGATCGGCGGGGGAGTGCGTGAGATCCACGGTCACCTTCCTCTTCACCGGAGCCGGAGCCGGAGCCGGAGCCGGAGCCGGAGCCGGAGCCGGAGCCGGAGCCGGAGCGGCAGCCGGGGCCGGAACACCCGAACAACCTTCCCTAACAAGTGTTTGGTAGGTTAGCGTGGGCCTATGACAGACGTCGAGGGTCCGGTGTACGTGCCCGGGCACGGGCTGCTGAAGGGGCGTACCGCCGTCGTCACGGCCGCCGCGGGCGCGGGCATCGGCGGTGCCACGGCCCGCCGCTTCCTGGAGGAGGGCGCGCGCGTGCTGATCAGCGACGCGCACGAGCGACGCCTGAAGGAGTACGAGGCCGAGCTGGCGAGGGAGTTCGACGGTGTCGCGGCGTTCGCCTGCGACGTCACCGACGAAGCCCAGGTGCAGGCACTCGTAGGCACGGCCCTGAGACTTCACGGGCGGCTCGACATCGTGGTCAACAACGCGGGCCTCGGTGGCACGTCGGACCTCGTCGACATGAGCGACGAGCAGTGGTCGAAGGTGCTCGACGTGACACTGAACGGCACGTTCCGGTGCACCCGCGCGGCCCTGCGGGCCTTCCGCGAGGGCGGCCACGGCGGCGTGATCGTCAACAACGCCTCCGTCGTCGGCTGGCGCGCTCAGGCCGGTCAGGCGCACTACGCGGCGGCGAAAGCGGGCGTGATGGCGCTGACCCGGTGCGCGGCGATGGAGGCGGCCGGCTTCGGAGTACGGGTCAACGCCGTCTCACCGAGCCTCGCCATGCATCCGCATCTGGTGAAGGTGACGACTCCCGAACTGCTGGAGGAGCTGACGGCCCGCGAGGCCTTCGGGCGGTACGCGCAGCCGTGGGAAGTGGCCAACGTGATCGTGTTCCTGGCGTCCGGCTACTCCTCGTACCTGACGGGCGAGGTCGTGTCCGTCAGCAGCCAACATGCGTGAGCGCTCCGCTGGGTTCGGCGGTTCGGTCGGGGGTGTTGGCGTGGAGTCGCGTCTGCGGGTTCGTCGTGGCTGGTCGCGCAGTTCCCCGCGCCCCTGGAGGGGCGGGGCCGGTGACTACGCCCCGCGGCCCACAATGGGGCCGTGCCTACCAAGAAGAAGCCTCAGGTGACCGCCTCGCCCGAGCGGCGCCGTGAACTCCTCGGCACCGCCGCCGAGGTCTTCGCCGAGCAGGGCTACAACGCCACCACCGTGCGCAAGATCGCGGACCACGCGGGCATGCTCGCGGGCAGTCTCTACTACCACTTCGACTCCAAGGAATCGATGCTGGAGGAGATCCTGCGGACCTTCCTGGACGAGCTGTGGGACGGCTACGACACTGTCCTGGCCGCCGAACTGGGCCCGCGCGAGACGCTGGAGGCCCTGGTCACCGAGTCGTTCCGGGAGATCGACCGGCACCGCGCGGCCGTCGCGATCTACCAGAAGGAGTCCAAGCAGCTCGTCGCGCAGGAGCGTTTCGCGTTCCTCGCCGAGTCGCAGCGCAAGTTCGAGAAGGCGTGGCTGGCCACGCTGGAGCGGGGTGTGGCCGGCGAGGTCTTCCGGGACGACCTCGACATCCGGCTGACCTACCGGTTCGTGCGCGACACCGTGTGGGTCGCCGCGTCCTGGTACCGGCCCGGCGGACAGCACAGCCCGGACGAGATCGCCCGGCAGTACCTGTCGATGGTGCTGGACGGAATCGCCGTACGCAGTTGATCCGATCGTAGCCGATCGTAGCCGATCGTAGCCGATCGTAGCCGATCGGAGTCGATCGCAGTTGACCCAGGGGAGTTGGCATGGCAGAGGCCTACATCGTCGAAGCGGTCCGTACGCCCGTGGGGCGTCGCAAGGGCGGCCTGAGCGGGGTCCATCCGGCCGACCTGGGCGCGCATGTGCTGAAGGCCCTCGTCGCGCGCTCCGGAGTCGATCCGGCCGCCGTCGAGGACGTCGTCTTCGGCTGTCTGGACGCCGTGGGGCCGCAGGCCGGTGACATCGCCCGGACGTCCTGGCTGGCCGCCGGACTGCCCGAGGAGGTGCCGGGCGTGACGATCGACCGGCAGTGCGGCTCCTCGCAGCAGGCCGTGCACTTCGCCGCGCAGGGCGTCCTCTCGGGCACGCAGGACCTCGTGGTCGCCGGCGGCGTCCAGAACATGACCCAGATCCCCATCGCCTTCGCCTCCCGCCAGGCCGCCGAGCCGCTGGGGCTCACCCAGGGGCCGTTCGCGGGCAGCGAGGGGTGGCGGGCGCGGTACGGGGACCGGCCCGTCAACCAGTTCCACGGCGCCGAACTGATCGCGGCGAAGTGGGGGATCAGCCGGCGGGACCAGGAGGAGTTCGCCCTGCGGTCCCACCGGCGGGCGCTCCGCGCGATCGACGAGGGACGCTTCGAGCGGGAGACCGTGCCGTTCGGGGACGTCACGGTCGACGAGGGCCCGCGGCGGGACACCTCGCTGGAGAAGATGGCCGGTCTGAAGCCGGTGGTCGAGGGCGGCACCATCACCGCCGCCTGCTCCTCGCAGGTGTCCGACGGGGCCGCCGCGATGCTGCTCGCCTCGGAGCGGGCCGTCCGTGAGCACGGGCTCACTGCCCGGGCGCGCGTGCACCACCTGTCCGTACGGGGGGAGGATCCGATACGGATGCTGTCGGCGCCGATACCGGCCACCGCGTACGCCCTGAAGAAGGCCGGGATGTCCATCGGGGAGATCGACCTCGTCGAGATCAACGAGGCGTTCGCGCCTGTTGTTCTCGCCTGGTCGAAGGAGACGGGGGCGGATCCCGAACGGGTCAATGTCAACGGGGGTGCGATTGCGCTGGGGCATCCACTGGGGGCCACGGGGGTGCGGCTGATGACGAGCTTGCTGCATGAACTGGAGCGGAGCGGGGGGCGGTTCGGGCTGCAGACCATGTGCGAAGGCGGGGGACAGGCGAACGTGACCGTCGTCGAGCGGCTTTAGGTCTCTGGTCGGCTGCGGGCCGGTGGGGGCTGGTCGCGCAGTTCCCCGCGCCCCTGACGGGGCGCCCCCGGTGGCCCGGGATCCGGGAGTGCGCCCAGTGTGTCTCGCGCCTGCGTCATCATCCGGTCCACCAAGTCCGCGCACGACGGCAAGTCGTCGATCACGCCTGCCACCTGGCCCGAAGCCATCACCCCTAGGTCCGTGCGGCCTTCCACCATGGACGCGCGCAGGAGCATGGGGGTGTTGGCGGCCAGCAGGACCTGGCTCCAGGTCAGGTCCTTGCCGTGCTTCATCGCCAGGCCGTCGCGGATCAGCTGGGGCCAGCTGAGCCCCGAGAGCCTTCTGAAGCCGGCGGCTCTGCGCACCGCTCGGGTCAGCGTTCTCGTACGGCCCGCTCCCTCCAGGGAGTCGACCAGGTCCGTACGGAGCATGCGGTGCGGCAGGCCGTCCACGGCGGTCGTCACCGTGACGTCCTTCACCGTCGCCGCGAGATACCGGGCCTTCACCGCGTCCGGCACCGTCGAGTCCGAGGTGAGCAGGAACCGGGTGCCCATGGCGACGCCCGCCGCGCCGTACGCCAGGGCCGCGACCAGGCCCCGGCCGTCGAAGAAGCCGCCCGCCGCGACGACGGGTATGCCGACGGCGTCCACGACCTGGGGGAGGAGCACGCTGGTCGCCACCTCGCCGGTGTGGCCGCCGCCCTCACCGCCCTGCACGATCACGGCGTCCGCTCCCCACGCCGCGACCTTCTCGGCATGACGGCGGGCCCCGATGGAGGGGACGACGACCACGCCCGCGTCCTTGAGCTCGGCGATCAGCTCGCGGGACGGGGCGAGGGCGAAGGAGGCGACCTTCACGCCCTCCTCCACGATGATCCGTACCCGGTCGCGGGCATCCCCCGCGTCCGCCCGGAGGTTCACCCCGAACGGCGCCTCCGTACGGGAGGCGACCTCGCGAATGGCCGCCCGCAGCTGGTCCGGTGTCATCGTCGCGGAGGCCAGGATGCCCAGCGCGCCCGCGTTCGCCGTCGCGGAGACCAGGCGTGGGCCCGCCACCCAGCCCATCCCGGTCTGCACGATCGGATGCCGGACGCCGACGAGCCGGGTGAGCGCGGTCTCCATCAGCCCTTGACCTCCCGGTGACGCAGACCTCGCGGGTCCAGGACCTCGCGGATCGACTCCAGCTCCGACGGCGACGGTTCACGGGTGTACGGGACGTCGTCCGGTATCGCCAGTTCGAAGCCCGTGGCCGCGACGACCTCCTCGACCGTCACCCCCGGATGGAGCGAGGCGAGCCGCATCGAGTGGTCGTCGGTCGCGAAGTCGAACACCCCGAGGTTCGAGACCACCCGCGGGATGCGGTGGAAACGGGTCGCCGTGGGACCGGCCGCCGCGGCGCTGTCGTACCCCACCCCGCCGATCAGGTCGACCTTCTCGACGAAGACCCGCGTCGAGTGTCTGGGCACCCAGTAACTGACCGGGTTGTTCACCGTGTTGACAGGGCCGCCCCGCACTCCGAGCAATTGCCGGGTGGGCCGCTCCCAGTCGCCCACGCAGGAGATGTTCTGGTTGCCGAAACGGTCGATCTGGCTCGCGCCCATCATCACGTGCCGCCGCCCGCCGGTCACCAGGGCCAGATGCTGCCGGTACGGCAACCAGCCCTCCGTGGACCCGTCCGGACCGACCAGCAGCGCTTCGCCGTCGGTCAGCAGCAGATCGGGCGAGAAGGTGAGCCGGGCCAGACGGGCGCCGATCGACGGGATCGGGCCCATCGGGCTGGCCAGCACCTCACCGTCGCCCCGCCACGCCTCGGCGCAGGCGATCACGCAGTACTCCGCGCGGGTCGCGCCACTCAGGGACGAGTCCGGGTACGTGTCGGGCATCGCGCTCATGACTGCTCCTCGTGCCACGTCTCCACGGCGGTCCGGTAGGCCTGTTCGTCGCCGGCGAGGAACCTCCCGGCGAACTCGGGCCAGGGCATGGACGCGTAGAGCCGCTGGAAGGCCTCGTCCCGGTCGTGGTCGGGCGCGCAGGACGTGAAGTGCGCGCCACTCGGCGCCTCCACCACGCCACTCACATGGAGCCGCTTGATCAGCAGGGTCTGCGGAGGCGCCGTCTTCGTCAGCTCCGCCGTGTCGACGATCCGCTCACAGGACACGTACGCCGTCCGGGCCGCCTCGCAGAACAGGTCGTCGAAGTACGGGTCGGGGCCCAGGTACTGGCCGTTGCCCGCGCGGTCGGCGCGGTTCACATGGACCAGCGCCGCGTCCAGCCGCAGGGCGGGCATGGCGACGAAGGTCTCGCACACGCCCGTCGACTCGTCCTCGTACGGCGAGGTCACCGTACGCAGACCGGGGTTGACCCGCATCACGTCCGAACCGATGCCGGCCCGCACCGGCAGGAACGGAAGCCGGTTGGCGGCCGCCCGCAGCCCCCACATGAACATCGCCTCGTCGATCTCCATCAGTTCGAGGGAGCCGCTCTCGCGGGCCGCCCGGAAGTGCGGTTCGAGCGGGATCGAGTCGAGCGTCGCGAAAGGGGCGACCAGTTTCCGTATCCGCCCGGCCGCCGCCAGCATGCCGACGTCCGGGCCGCCGTACGAGACGACCGTGAGATCGGTGACCGGCGAGCGGAGCAGTGCCCGTACCAGAGCCATCGGTTTGCGGCGGGAGCCCCAGCCTCCGATGCCCAGGGTCATCCCGCTCTCCAGCCGGGAGACGGCCTCGTCGGCCGTCATCGTCTTGTCGCCCGTCCCCATCTACCCGTCCTCCTTTCCGAAGGTGTCCCGAACGCGCTCGCCCGCGCCGCTGAGGCCCGCCTCGAACGTGAAGCCCTGCTCGAAGCGGTAGCTGCGGCGGACGTCGACGGGGTCGATGCCGTTGATCGCGGCCTTGGCGAGCCTGATCAGCCGGCCGTCCTTGCCCGCTATCTCCCGGGCCAGCTCCAGTGCCGCGGAGCGCAGCCGCTCGCGCGCCACGACCCGCCACACCGAGCCGTGCCCGTGCAGCTCCGCCGCGGTCGCCGTGCGCGAGGTGTAGTAGAGCGCGCGCATCAGGTGCTGGGGCACCAGCCGGGACAGATGTGTGGCCGCGCCCAG is a genomic window of Streptomyces sp. NBC_00414 containing:
- a CDS encoding acetyl-CoA C-acetyltransferase, producing the protein MAEAYIVEAVRTPVGRRKGGLSGVHPADLGAHVLKALVARSGVDPAAVEDVVFGCLDAVGPQAGDIARTSWLAAGLPEEVPGVTIDRQCGSSQQAVHFAAQGVLSGTQDLVVAGGVQNMTQIPIAFASRQAAEPLGLTQGPFAGSEGWRARYGDRPVNQFHGAELIAAKWGISRRDQEEFALRSHRRALRAIDEGRFERETVPFGDVTVDEGPRRDTSLEKMAGLKPVVEGGTITAACSSQVSDGAAAMLLASERAVREHGLTARARVHHLSVRGEDPIRMLSAPIPATAYALKKAGMSIGEIDLVEINEAFAPVVLAWSKETGADPERVNVNGGAIALGHPLGATGVRLMTSLLHELERSGGRFGLQTMCEGGGQANVTVVERL
- a CDS encoding SDR family oxidoreductase; translation: MTDVEGPVYVPGHGLLKGRTAVVTAAAGAGIGGATARRFLEEGARVLISDAHERRLKEYEAELAREFDGVAAFACDVTDEAQVQALVGTALRLHGRLDIVVNNAGLGGTSDLVDMSDEQWSKVLDVTLNGTFRCTRAALRAFREGGHGGVIVNNASVVGWRAQAGQAHYAAAKAGVMALTRCAAMEAAGFGVRVNAVSPSLAMHPHLVKVTTPELLEELTAREAFGRYAQPWEVANVIVFLASGYSSYLTGEVVSVSSQHA
- a CDS encoding TetR/AcrR family transcriptional regulator, translated to MPTKKKPQVTASPERRRELLGTAAEVFAEQGYNATTVRKIADHAGMLAGSLYYHFDSKESMLEEILRTFLDELWDGYDTVLAAELGPRETLEALVTESFREIDRHRAAVAIYQKESKQLVAQERFAFLAESQRKFEKAWLATLERGVAGEVFRDDLDIRLTYRFVRDTVWVAASWYRPGGQHSPDEIARQYLSMVLDGIAVRS
- a CDS encoding CoA transferase subunit A; this translates as MGTGDKTMTADEAVSRLESGMTLGIGGWGSRRKPMALVRALLRSPVTDLTVVSYGGPDVGMLAAAGRIRKLVAPFATLDSIPLEPHFRAARESGSLELMEIDEAMFMWGLRAAANRLPFLPVRAGIGSDVMRVNPGLRTVTSPYEDESTGVCETFVAMPALRLDAALVHVNRADRAGNGQYLGPDPYFDDLFCEAARTAYVSCERIVDTAELTKTAPPQTLLIKRLHVSGVVEAPSGAHFTSCAPDHDRDEAFQRLYASMPWPEFAGRFLAGDEQAYRTAVETWHEEQS
- a CDS encoding CoA-transferase subunit beta — protein: MSAMPDTYPDSSLSGATRAEYCVIACAEAWRGDGEVLASPMGPIPSIGARLARLTFSPDLLLTDGEALLVGPDGSTEGWLPYRQHLALVTGGRRHVMMGASQIDRFGNQNISCVGDWERPTRQLLGVRGGPVNTVNNPVSYWVPRHSTRVFVEKVDLIGGVGYDSAAAAGPTATRFHRIPRVVSNLGVFDFATDDHSMRLASLHPGVTVEEVVAATGFELAIPDDVPYTREPSPSELESIREVLDPRGLRHREVKG
- a CDS encoding NAD(P)H-dependent flavin oxidoreductase, coding for METALTRLVGVRHPIVQTGMGWVAGPRLVSATANAGALGILASATMTPDQLRAAIREVASRTEAPFGVNLRADAGDARDRVRIIVEEGVKVASFALAPSRELIAELKDAGVVVVPSIGARRHAEKVAAWGADAVIVQGGEGGGHTGEVATSVLLPQVVDAVGIPVVAAGGFFDGRGLVAALAYGAAGVAMGTRFLLTSDSTVPDAVKARYLAATVKDVTVTTAVDGLPHRMLRTDLVDSLEGAGRTRTLTRAVRRAAGFRRLSGLSWPQLIRDGLAMKHGKDLTWSQVLLAANTPMLLRASMVEGRTDLGVMASGQVAGVIDDLPSCADLVDRMMTQARDTLGALPDPGPPGAPRQGRGELRDQPPPARSRPET